From a single Apium graveolens cultivar Ventura chromosome 2, ASM990537v1, whole genome shotgun sequence genomic region:
- the LOC141708211 gene encoding uncharacterized protein LOC141708211 isoform X2 — protein sequence MATNNNIKKARKRKMGDIEIHDSPYFKIRALVSLLRPRFLQVLRTPDFEKCKAATEIEQGMKLVMEYYRQMLSEGNERGKIEKSPRQSASAEQNQGRQKVKHQAEQVTKGTVDSKLSPPPISLETVDKKLSPLISSETVDKKLSPPPISSETVVKKLSPPPNSLQTVDKKLSPLISSETVDKKFSLPISPERTLESGGRLYGSYILGSSFAGWNFITFGNRIPPQYYGVTKETHRSNRRKPES from the exons ATGGCGACAAACAACAACATCAAGAAAGCGAGGAAGAGAAAGATGGGTGATATTGAAATTCATGATTCTCCTTATTTCAAGATCCGTGCTCTTGTTTCTCTTCTTCGTCCCCGTTTTCTTCAG GTTCTCAGAACACCCGACTTTGAGAAGTGCAAAGCAGCTACAGAAATTGAACAAG GGATGAAGCTTGTGATGGAATACTACAGACAGATGCTTAGTGAGGGAAACGAAAGAGGCAAAATTGAGAAGTCACCACGCCAATCTGCATCAGCTGAACAGAACCAGGGAAGACAAAAAGTTAAACATCAAGCTGAACAGGTCACCAAGGGAACAGTTGATAGTAAGCTTTCACCTCCTCCTATCAGCTTGGAAACAGTTGATAAGAAGCTTTCACCTCTTATCAGCTCGGAAACAGTTGATAAGAAGCTTTCACCTCCTCCTATCAGCTCGGAAACAGTTGTTAAGAAGCTTTCACCTCCTCCTAACAGCTTGCAAACAGTTGATAAGAAGCTTTCACCTCTTATCAGCTCGGAAACAGTTGATAAGAAGTTTTCACTTCCTATCAGCCCAGAGAGGACACTTGAGAGTGGCGGCAGGCTATATGGTTCTTATATTTTGGGTAGTTCATTTGCTGGATGGAACTTTATCACATTTGGAAACAGAATACCACCTCAGTACTATGGAGTAACAAAGGAGACACATCGCAGTAACAGGCGCAAACCGGAATCCTGA
- the LOC141708211 gene encoding uncharacterized protein LOC141708211 isoform X1, which produces MILLISRSVLLFLFFVPVFFRINFPSGFTAASQDLAVANSADYKCKSFLMVQVLRTPDFEKCKAATEIEQGMKLVMEYYRQMLSEGNERGKIEKSPRQSASAEQNQGRQKVKHQAEQVTKGTVDSKLSPPPISLETVDKKLSPLISSETVDKKLSPPPISSETVVKKLSPPPNSLQTVDKKLSPLISSETVDKKFSLPISPERTLESGGRLYGSYILGSSFAGWNFITFGNRIPPQYYGVTKETHRSNRRKPES; this is translated from the exons ATGATTCTCCTTATTTCAAGATCCGTGCTCTTGTTTCTCTTCTTCGTCCCCGTTTTCTTCAG AATAAATTTCCCATCCGGGTTCACTGCTGCTTCTCAAGACTTAGCTGTTGCAAATTCTGCCGACTATAAGTGCAAATCTTTTTTAATGGTGCAGGTTCTCAGAACACCCGACTTTGAGAAGTGCAAAGCAGCTACAGAAATTGAACAAG GGATGAAGCTTGTGATGGAATACTACAGACAGATGCTTAGTGAGGGAAACGAAAGAGGCAAAATTGAGAAGTCACCACGCCAATCTGCATCAGCTGAACAGAACCAGGGAAGACAAAAAGTTAAACATCAAGCTGAACAGGTCACCAAGGGAACAGTTGATAGTAAGCTTTCACCTCCTCCTATCAGCTTGGAAACAGTTGATAAGAAGCTTTCACCTCTTATCAGCTCGGAAACAGTTGATAAGAAGCTTTCACCTCCTCCTATCAGCTCGGAAACAGTTGTTAAGAAGCTTTCACCTCCTCCTAACAGCTTGCAAACAGTTGATAAGAAGCTTTCACCTCTTATCAGCTCGGAAACAGTTGATAAGAAGTTTTCACTTCCTATCAGCCCAGAGAGGACACTTGAGAGTGGCGGCAGGCTATATGGTTCTTATATTTTGGGTAGTTCATTTGCTGGATGGAACTTTATCACATTTGGAAACAGAATACCACCTCAGTACTATGGAGTAACAAAGGAGACACATCGCAGTAACAGGCGCAAACCGGAATCCTGA